One window of the Sulfitobacter alexandrii genome contains the following:
- a CDS encoding type IV pili methyl-accepting chemotaxis transducer N-terminal domain-containing protein: protein MGRVLGLAIVVLTCLVPRVEAADFVGMHAANAQTRIDLAGRQRMLTQQMTKAVCLALPGKADAQWREQALAAAVTFEETLQGLRAGSPEAGLAPAQTPQERAALETVQEVSAAFTASVKQLASRDLHTVAMQIMIARNLAVLARMNEAVGVIEATAGRGYSNPVVAATINQAGRQRMLTQRMAKNLCLIAVELDRERSLKDLSQSAALFSETLEGLLHGNAAANLLAPPTPRIAAKLEQVSDMWRSLHPAIAQVQAQGTIGEAELQDTVAQLDAILVEMNAAVTLWAAYSGSF from the coding sequence TTGGGTCGCGTCCTCGGGCTGGCAATCGTGGTTTTAACCTGCCTTGTCCCGCGTGTTGAGGCGGCTGACTTCGTCGGGATGCACGCCGCGAACGCGCAAACACGCATCGATCTGGCCGGACGTCAGCGTATGCTGACCCAGCAGATGACAAAGGCGGTCTGCCTTGCGCTGCCGGGAAAGGCTGATGCGCAGTGGCGCGAACAGGCGCTTGCCGCCGCCGTCACGTTTGAGGAAACGCTGCAAGGGCTGCGCGCGGGGTCGCCGGAGGCCGGTCTGGCACCTGCGCAGACGCCGCAGGAACGTGCGGCGCTGGAGACTGTTCAAGAGGTGTCCGCCGCCTTCACCGCGTCGGTCAAGCAGTTGGCGTCGCGTGACCTGCATACGGTCGCCATGCAGATCATGATCGCGCGCAACCTTGCCGTGCTGGCCCGGATGAACGAAGCTGTCGGCGTAATCGAAGCCACCGCGGGCCGGGGCTACAGCAACCCGGTCGTTGCTGCCACGATCAACCAGGCGGGTCGGCAACGGATGCTGACCCAGCGCATGGCCAAGAATCTCTGCCTGATCGCCGTGGAACTGGATCGGGAACGAAGCCTGAAGGACCTGTCGCAAAGCGCGGCGCTGTTCTCGGAAACCCTGGAGGGCCTGTTGCACGGCAACGCCGCCGCCAACCTGCTGGCCCCGCCGACCCCCCGGATCGCGGCAAAGCTGGAACAGGTGAGCGATATGTGGCGTTCCCTGCACCCCGCGATCGCGCAGGTGCAGGCGCAGGGCACGATCGGGGAGGCCGAGTTGCAGGACACTGTGGCGCAGCTGGACGCCATTCTGGTCGAGATGAATGCCGCCGTTACCCTTTGGGCGGCCTATTCCGGCTCATTCTGA
- a CDS encoding TIGR01244 family sulfur transferase: MDMRQLTPRYYVAPQIDPSDMEAIRDAGITRILCNRPDAEVPPSHQAEAMRAAAEAAGIAFEVQPLTHQTMVPDVIARNRALGAETDDVVLAYCASGTRSTIAWALGQAGRMPADDIVAAARGGGYDISNIRPALDASFT; this comes from the coding sequence ATGGACATGCGACAACTGACCCCCCGCTATTACGTGGCCCCGCAGATCGATCCCTCCGACATGGAGGCTATTCGCGATGCAGGCATCACCCGAATCCTGTGCAACCGCCCGGACGCAGAGGTGCCGCCCAGCCATCAGGCCGAAGCGATGCGCGCCGCGGCAGAGGCGGCCGGCATCGCCTTCGAGGTGCAGCCCCTGACCCATCAGACCATGGTGCCGGACGTGATCGCCCGGAACCGTGCCCTCGGGGCGGAGACCGACGACGTCGTGCTGGCCTATTGCGCCTCAGGCACACGGTCCACGATCGCCTGGGCGCTGGGACAGGCCGGGCGGATGCCCGCGGATGACATCGTCGCTGCCGCCCGCGGCGGCGGGTACGACATCTCGAACATCCGCCCCGCGCTCGACGCATCCTTCACCTGA
- a CDS encoding DUF2312 domain-containing protein, protein MSDTGTNPDVVDTVGDATYRVTANELRQFIERIERLDAEKKDLADQQKEVMAEAKARGYDTKVMRKVIALRKRDKDDIAEEEAVLEMYKEALGM, encoded by the coding sequence ATGAGTGATACAGGCACCAACCCCGACGTGGTGGATACCGTGGGCGATGCGACCTACCGGGTGACCGCCAACGAACTGCGCCAGTTCATCGAGCGCATCGAGCGGCTGGACGCCGAGAAGAAGGACCTCGCCGACCAGCAGAAGGAAGTCATGGCCGAGGCGAAGGCCCGCGGCTACGACACCAAGGTGATGCGCAAGGTCATCGCCCTGCGCAAGCGCGACAAGGATGACATCGCCGAGGAAGAAGCGGTGCTGGAAATGTACAAGGAAGCGCTGGGGATGTGA
- the tig gene encoding trigger factor, giving the protein MQVNETLNEGLKRGYAIKLTAAELDAKVNEKLAEAQPDVEMKGFRKGKVPLALLKKQFGQRVMGEAMQESIDGAMNEHFEKTGDRPAMQPEVKMTNEDWKEGDDVEVSMTYEALPEIPEVDLSKIKLEKLVVKADDAAIDEALANLAENAQDFKSRKKGAKAKDGDQVVMDFVGKVDGEAFEGGAAEDYPLVLGSNSFIPGFEEQLVGVKAGEEKTVTVNFPENYQAEHLKGKEATFDCTIKDVKEPVAAEINDELATKFGAEDLDALKKQIAKRLEAEYAGASRAVMKRGLLDELDKMVSFDLPPSLVEAEAGQIAHQLWHEDNPDVQGHDHPEIETTDEHKKLAERRVRLGLLLAEIGQKAEVQVSDAEMTQAIMNQARQYPGQERQFFEFVQQNQQMQQQLRAPLFEDKVVDHIAEQAKVDEKEISKDELQKAVEALDDE; this is encoded by the coding sequence ATGCAGGTCAACGAGACGCTGAACGAAGGTCTGAAACGCGGCTATGCCATCAAGCTGACGGCGGCCGAACTGGACGCAAAGGTCAACGAGAAACTTGCCGAAGCCCAGCCCGACGTCGAGATGAAGGGCTTCCGCAAGGGCAAGGTTCCCCTGGCGCTGCTGAAAAAGCAGTTCGGTCAGCGCGTCATGGGCGAAGCGATGCAGGAAAGCATCGACGGCGCGATGAACGAGCACTTCGAGAAGACCGGCGACCGCCCCGCGATGCAGCCCGAAGTCAAGATGACCAACGAGGACTGGAAAGAGGGCGACGACGTCGAGGTTTCCATGACCTACGAGGCCCTGCCGGAGATCCCCGAGGTCGACCTGTCGAAGATCAAGCTGGAAAAGCTGGTGGTCAAGGCCGATGACGCGGCCATCGACGAGGCGCTGGCGAACCTTGCCGAGAACGCGCAGGATTTCAAATCCCGCAAGAAGGGCGCCAAGGCCAAGGACGGCGATCAGGTCGTGATGGATTTTGTCGGCAAGGTGGATGGCGAAGCCTTCGAAGGCGGCGCCGCAGAGGACTATCCGCTGGTGCTGGGCTCCAACTCCTTCATCCCCGGATTCGAGGAGCAGCTGGTCGGCGTGAAGGCGGGCGAGGAAAAGACCGTCACCGTCAACTTTCCCGAGAATTACCAGGCCGAGCATCTGAAGGGCAAGGAAGCGACTTTCGACTGCACCATCAAGGATGTGAAGGAACCCGTCGCCGCCGAGATCAACGACGAACTGGCGACCAAGTTCGGTGCCGAGGATCTCGACGCCCTGAAAAAGCAGATCGCGAAGCGTCTCGAGGCGGAATACGCCGGTGCATCGCGCGCCGTGATGAAGCGCGGGCTGCTGGACGAGCTGGACAAGATGGTCAGCTTTGACCTGCCGCCCTCGCTGGTCGAGGCCGAGGCAGGCCAGATCGCGCATCAGCTCTGGCACGAGGACAACCCCGACGTGCAGGGCCACGATCATCCCGAGATCGAAACCACCGACGAGCACAAGAAGCTGGCAGAGCGCCGGGTCCGCCTTGGCCTGCTGCTTGCCGAAATCGGCCAGAAGGCCGAGGTCCAGGTTTCCGATGCCGAAATGACCCAGGCCATCATGAACCAGGCGCGTCAGTACCCCGGCCAGGAGCGCCAGTTCTTCGAGTTTGTCCAGCAGAACCAGCAGATGCAGCAGCAGCTGCGCGCGCCGCTGTTCGAGGACAAGGTCGTCGATCATATCGCCGAGCAGGCGAAGGTCGACGAGAAGGAAATCTCGAAGGATGAGCTTCAGAAAGCCGTCGAGGCTCTCGACGACGAATAA